Proteins encoded in a region of the Spirochaetota bacterium genome:
- a CDS encoding inorganic phosphate transporter — MDIYIIFLIFLALAFDFINGFHDSANSIATVVSTRVLSPRYAVMWAAFFNFIAFLFFGLHVAGTIGKGIIDINIMDNEIILATLAGAITWDLITWYFGLPTSSSHALMGGLIGAALVKAGTTALVWKGIVKTVIFIFVSPILGLTLGLLIGTIVYRVFWNKAPGQVDHLFRKGQLLSAALYSLGHGGNDAQKTMGIIAGLLFSSGFLKGEFHIPLWVVLSCHGAIALGTMFGGWRIVKTMGQRVAKLKPVDGFCAETSAAGTLFLASFLGIPVSTTHTITGAIMGVGSLKRLTAVRWGVAGQIVWAWIMTIPAAAVISALVYYACGILF, encoded by the coding sequence ATGGATATTTATATAATATTTTTAATATTTCTCGCCCTCGCCTTTGATTTCATCAATGGATTCCATGATTCAGCCAACTCCATCGCCACCGTCGTGTCGACACGGGTTCTCTCTCCCCGGTACGCCGTGATGTGGGCAGCCTTCTTCAACTTCATTGCCTTCCTCTTTTTCGGCCTCCACGTGGCCGGCACCATCGGCAAGGGCATCATCGACATCAACATCATGGACAATGAGATCATACTGGCCACCCTGGCAGGCGCCATCACCTGGGACCTCATAACCTGGTATTTCGGGCTTCCCACCAGTTCCTCCCACGCCCTCATGGGGGGCCTTATCGGCGCAGCCCTGGTAAAGGCCGGCACCACCGCCCTTGTATGGAAGGGAATTGTCAAGACCGTGATTTTCATCTTCGTTTCGCCGATCCTCGGACTGACCCTCGGTCTGCTGATCGGTACCATCGTATACCGCGTCTTCTGGAACAAGGCCCCGGGCCAGGTGGACCACCTCTTCAGGAAGGGCCAGCTCCTATCGGCCGCGCTCTACAGCCTGGGCCACGGCGGCAACGACGCGCAGAAGACCATGGGTATCATTGCCGGCCTCCTCTTCAGCTCCGGCTTTCTCAAGGGTGAGTTTCACATTCCCCTCTGGGTGGTCCTTTCCTGCCACGGCGCCATCGCCCTGGGCACCATGTTCGGCGGATGGAGGATCGTGAAGACCATGGGGCAGCGCGTGGCCAAGCTCAAGCCGGTGGACGGCTTCTGCGCGGAGACGAGCGCTGCCGGCACCCTTTTCCTCGCGTCCTTTCTCGGCATCCCGGTGAGCACCACCCACACCATAACCGGCGCCATCATGGGGGTCGGCTCCCTGAAGCGCCTGACCGCGGTGCGGTGGGGCGTGGCCGGCCAGATCGTGTGGGCCTGGATAATGACCATACCGGCGGCAGCCGTTATTTCCGCCCTTGTCTATTATGCATGCGGCATACTGTTCTGA
- a CDS encoding DUF1232 domain-containing protein, giving the protein MSLTSSLKRKAAALKKELSAIYYAYQHPRTGLAPRLIILFTLGYAMSPVDLVPDFIPVIGYLDDLIIIPLLIALSVRLIPADVMEECRRKAGERPVTLKKNWKFAAVIILLWIIIILIIARKVTGIVLS; this is encoded by the coding sequence ATGTCCCTCACGTCCTCATTGAAGCGGAAAGCCGCGGCTTTGAAAAAGGAGCTATCAGCCATCTATTACGCCTATCAGCATCCCCGGACAGGCCTGGCGCCGCGCCTCATCATTCTTTTCACCCTCGGGTACGCCATGAGCCCGGTGGACCTGGTACCGGATTTCATTCCCGTCATCGGATACCTGGACGACCTCATTATCATTCCGCTCCTCATTGCCCTGTCGGTGCGGCTCATCCCGGCCGATGTTATGGAGGAATGCCGCCGGAAGGCCGGGGAGCGCCCCGTCACTCTGAAAAAGAACTGGAAGTTCGCGGCAGTGATCATCCTACTCTGGATAATCATCATTCTCATCATTGCCCGCAAAGTAACAGGAATAGTCTTATCCTGA
- the pcnB gene encoding polynucleotide adenylyltransferase PcnB, translated as MKLLPALFRKKYPIIVPQTRHSMSRKHIERNVLDIMQRLKGNGYDAFLVGGCVRDLLLDKKPKDFDIVTNARPQQIKRLFRRCFLIGRRFRLAHVYISHDRFVEVATFRAAVDPDEVVGEGRFAANNQYGTIAEDALRRDFTVNGLYYDSTDGSIHDYGGGLEDLKKKTIRSIGDPAKRFAEDPVRIIRAARFCAQLGFTLSRRDFKAAIGSAHMITQANAHRMLEELYKILRSGASAGTMENLKNFRILQHWLPELSPERHAVLLPRLAAVDRRRAAGEEIPPAVLLAALFYDLFDEAMGEKRGFQDVFSMMHQRFNEVVTRLKIPRREWDAITNLIARQSSFTRTVSGPKGKGFEKRFVRNAHFANSLMFFEIFAEASGKYQEELKYWKERGVHSASHEGARHQHQGGEQRPEPNRQRPEGVPGRQGGKSGKRRRNRRPHRPAGPAPAAGE; from the coding sequence ATGAAACTATTGCCTGCTCTATTCAGAAAAAAGTATCCCATAATAGTGCCCCAGACCCGTCACTCCATGTCCCGGAAGCACATCGAGCGGAACGTCCTTGACATCATGCAGCGCCTGAAGGGCAACGGCTACGATGCCTTCCTGGTGGGCGGATGCGTCCGCGACCTTCTTCTCGACAAAAAGCCGAAGGATTTCGACATCGTCACCAACGCCCGTCCCCAGCAGATCAAGCGCCTGTTCCGGCGCTGCTTCCTCATCGGGAGGCGATTCCGCCTGGCCCATGTGTACATCAGCCACGACCGCTTCGTGGAGGTGGCCACCTTCCGGGCGGCCGTTGACCCGGACGAGGTCGTAGGCGAGGGGCGCTTCGCCGCCAATAACCAGTACGGCACCATCGCTGAGGACGCACTTCGCCGCGACTTCACCGTGAACGGCCTTTACTATGACAGCACCGACGGCTCCATCCACGACTACGGCGGCGGCCTCGAAGATCTGAAGAAAAAGACGATCCGGTCCATCGGGGACCCGGCCAAGCGTTTCGCCGAAGACCCGGTGCGCATAATCCGGGCCGCCCGCTTCTGCGCGCAGCTAGGCTTCACCCTGTCCCGCCGCGACTTCAAGGCGGCCATAGGCAGCGCGCACATGATCACCCAGGCTAACGCCCACCGCATGCTGGAGGAGCTGTACAAGATACTCCGGAGCGGCGCATCGGCCGGAACCATGGAGAACCTGAAGAACTTCCGGATACTCCAGCACTGGCTGCCGGAACTCTCGCCGGAGCGGCACGCGGTCCTGCTGCCGCGCCTGGCGGCGGTGGACCGCCGCCGCGCCGCCGGCGAGGAGATCCCGCCGGCAGTGCTCCTGGCCGCGCTCTTCTATGATCTTTTCGATGAGGCCATGGGGGAGAAGCGCGGATTCCAGGACGTTTTTTCCATGATGCATCAGCGTTTCAACGAGGTGGTGACGCGCCTCAAGATCCCGCGCCGCGAGTGGGACGCCATTACGAACCTGATTGCCCGCCAGTCGAGCTTCACCCGTACCGTGAGCGGTCCCAAGGGGAAGGGCTTTGAAAAGCGCTTCGTGCGTAACGCCCATTTCGCCAATTCGCTCATGTTCTTCGAGATTTTCGCGGAAGCGTCGGGGAAATACCAGGAGGAGCTGAAGTACTGGAAAGAGCGGGGGGTGCATTCTGCTTCCCACGAGGGCGCCCGGCACCAGCACCAGGGCGGCGAGCAGCGGCCTGAGCCGAACCGGCAGCGGCCCGAAGGAGTGCCGGGCCGCCAGGGCGGCAAAAGCGGCAAGCGCAGGAGAAACAGGCGTCCCCACAGACCTGCTGGACCGGCGCCTGCTGCCGGAGAGTGA
- a CDS encoding FAD-dependent oxidoreductase produces the protein MNELPHLFSSYSINNLKLANRVVMPAMGTGYGGKDGTVTDQLVAYLERRARGGVGLIVTEECAIDPRGKNMGREIGVWNDSFIPGLSRLADAAHRHGSKIALQLHHAGRETIEAVTGAKPEAPSELPSLIYNQPTEAMSIDRIREIVNAYAMGALRAKSAGMDAVEIHGAHGYLVHQFISPFSNRRTDEYGGSDENRARFYLEILKAAREKVGPDFPIIARLSAEECIKGGFELEFTKWLAPRLVNAGASAIHVSVGVYTTPGLLTIAASDTPEGFNLFRAREIKEVVKVPVIGVGRIIDPRMADEAIARGDADLVAMGRQLLADPEVLVKAREGRWDDVRRCLGCNQGCIERLSFEFKPTTCSINPECGREHEDRYKKSDARKKVWIIGGGPAGLSAALAAALRGHAVSLFEREALCGGQLLSASKPPHKEGFYRWVEWIARRLKDLGVAVKKSAVVTEAMLADNRPDAVILAAGAAPVTPPIKGIDGSTVFEARDVLTGKAAVKGPVVILGGGYVGMETADFCIDRGAAVTVVEMAKFPPVSSFPAHGYWLHRRLKKSGGTLMLNSRITAIEQDTVTVEQDGKELRVGPAAMIIKAFGSAPERGLAESLKKLGIPFAEAGDVIKPRRLIEAVHEGDEAGVSI, from the coding sequence ATGAATGAACTGCCCCATCTCTTCAGCTCTTATAGCATCAATAATCTCAAACTGGCAAACCGCGTTGTCATGCCCGCCATGGGTACCGGCTACGGTGGAAAGGATGGCACGGTAACAGACCAGCTTGTCGCCTACCTTGAACGAAGGGCCAGGGGCGGTGTGGGCCTTATCGTCACTGAGGAGTGCGCCATCGATCCCCGGGGAAAGAACATGGGCCGCGAGATAGGGGTATGGAACGATTCCTTTATCCCCGGCCTGTCGCGCCTGGCCGATGCCGCCCACCGGCACGGATCGAAGATCGCCCTACAGCTCCATCACGCCGGCCGCGAGACCATTGAAGCGGTGACAGGGGCAAAGCCGGAGGCGCCATCGGAGCTGCCGAGCCTCATCTACAACCAGCCGACCGAGGCAATGTCCATTGACCGCATCAGGGAGATTGTGAACGCCTATGCCATGGGAGCGCTGCGGGCGAAGAGCGCGGGTATGGACGCGGTGGAGATCCACGGCGCCCATGGCTACCTGGTGCACCAGTTCATTTCCCCCTTTTCCAACAGGAGGACCGATGAGTATGGCGGCAGCGACGAGAACCGCGCCCGGTTTTACCTGGAGATACTGAAGGCGGCCCGGGAAAAGGTCGGCCCCGATTTCCCGATCATCGCCAGGCTCTCGGCCGAGGAGTGCATCAAGGGCGGCTTCGAGCTGGAGTTCACGAAGTGGCTCGCCCCGCGCCTTGTTAACGCCGGGGCGAGCGCGATCCACGTATCGGTCGGGGTCTACACCACGCCGGGCCTCCTCACCATAGCCGCGTCGGACACACCGGAGGGATTCAACCTCTTCCGGGCCCGGGAGATCAAGGAGGTCGTGAAGGTCCCCGTTATCGGCGTGGGAAGGATCATAGATCCCCGCATGGCCGACGAGGCCATCGCCCGGGGCGACGCGGACCTGGTGGCCATGGGGCGCCAGCTCCTGGCCGATCCGGAGGTCCTGGTCAAGGCAAGGGAGGGCAGATGGGACGACGTGCGCCGGTGCCTCGGGTGCAACCAGGGGTGCATCGAGCGCCTCAGCTTCGAGTTCAAGCCAACCACCTGCTCCATCAACCCCGAGTGCGGCAGGGAGCACGAGGACCGCTACAAAAAAAGCGATGCCCGGAAAAAGGTGTGGATCATCGGAGGCGGGCCGGCGGGCCTTTCGGCGGCCCTGGCCGCGGCCCTGCGGGGCCATGCCGTGTCGCTCTTTGAGCGCGAGGCCCTGTGCGGAGGCCAGCTTCTGTCCGCGAGCAAGCCGCCCCACAAGGAAGGATTCTACCGGTGGGTGGAATGGATCGCCCGCCGGCTGAAGGACCTGGGCGTCGCCGTGAAAAAGTCTGCCGTGGTAACCGAAGCGATGCTCGCGGACAACAGGCCGGACGCGGTGATCCTCGCGGCCGGAGCGGCGCCGGTCACGCCTCCCATCAAAGGCATCGATGGCAGCACTGTTTTCGAGGCGCGGGACGTTCTCACCGGAAAGGCTGCGGTGAAAGGCCCCGTCGTGATCCTGGGCGGCGGCTACGTGGGCATGGAGACCGCCGATTTCTGCATCGACCGGGGCGCCGCGGTCACCGTGGTGGAGATGGCGAAGTTCCCGCCGGTGAGCTCCTTCCCTGCCCATGGCTACTGGCTCCACCGGCGCCTCAAAAAGAGCGGCGGGACCCTGATGCTGAACAGCAGAATCACCGCCATTGAACAGGACACCGTCACGGTCGAGCAGGACGGAAAGGAGCTGCGGGTCGGGCCCGCGGCCATGATCATAAAGGCCTTCGGGTCCGCGCCGGAGCGCGGCCTGGCGGAGTCCCTGAAAAAGCTCGGCATTCCCTTCGCCGAGGCGGGCGATGTCATCAAGCCCCGCCGGCTCATCGAGGCGGTCCACGAGGGCGACGAGGCAGGCGTGTCGATATGA
- a CDS encoding TetR/AcrR family transcriptional regulator produces MQGIKKRQNADVRKPDIVKNFYQVILEEGIEGASIGKVAKRMDIHPSLIIHYFRNKENLIIALVDYIIRRSGEIYRELIVQSGDPGRRLRNLVEIFFSEAWYGMSDISGDFAILSMSGREPRIRARLKEMYAILKKLIIDELGKINDDGAIPLRDPGRAADIIISMYEGYRHFKHFYIDDADADAFREDMIEATMAALSK; encoded by the coding sequence ATGCAAGGGATAAAAAAAAGACAGAACGCCGACGTACGAAAGCCGGATATCGTAAAGAATTTCTACCAGGTCATCCTCGAAGAGGGTATCGAAGGCGCGTCCATCGGCAAGGTGGCGAAGCGGATGGACATACATCCCAGCCTGATCATCCATTACTTCCGGAACAAGGAAAACCTGATCATCGCACTGGTGGATTACATCATCCGCAGGTCCGGCGAGATCTACCGGGAGTTGATCGTCCAATCGGGCGACCCCGGCAGGCGACTGCGCAACCTCGTGGAGATATTCTTCAGCGAGGCCTGGTACGGCATGTCGGACATCAGCGGCGACTTCGCCATCCTCTCCATGAGCGGCCGGGAGCCGCGCATCCGCGCCCGGCTGAAGGAGATGTACGCCATCCTGAAAAAACTCATCATCGATGAGCTTGGCAAGATCAACGACGACGGGGCCATTCCCCTCAGGGACCCGGGCCGCGCGGCGGATATCATCATCTCGATGTACGAGGGATACCGGCATTTCAAGCACTTCTATATCGATGATGCCGATGCGGATGCCTTCCGGGAAGACATGATCGAAGCGACCATGGCGGCGCTGTCAAAATAG
- a CDS encoding acyl-CoA dehydrogenase C-terminal domain-containing protein → MAERFFSERNLAFTLFNVHDIESLLGLERFGEYTRESVDMIIGTAMKIASGHMFPLFSEMDKNPPKYVDGTIRVHPKVKEFTAMAGEGGWISAIFPYESGGQQMPVSVFNACQFIFAAANYSLSVYPGLTTGAVNLILSFGSEELRKAYVSPMTEGKWQGTMALTEPEAGSSLSDVRTSAEPTDRGYYLIRGQKTFISSGDNDVAENIVHLMLARVKGAPAGVKGLSLFVVPKYRFAAPGKLEPNDVSCAGCYHKMGYRGAPIAQLSMGESDDCRGWLVGEANKGLSYMFQMMNEARINVGLGATGIASAAYHASLEYARERLQGRSISEKDPAKPQVPIIEHADVKRMLLQQRAIVEGSLSLIVYAGKLVDLAQAGSGEEKERNELLLDFLTPIVKTYPSEMGIISTSLAIQCLGGYGYSDEFPVEQYMRDIRIHPIHEGTTGIQGMDLLGRKVTMHKGKAAAIYLEEVAKAIEAARSVRGLGPCAEKLKGAVDILKAVTGALVGIAVKGEIERFLADATLYLEMSGIICIAWQWLLQGMAAEKALANAAEADRDFLEGKMLAMKYFFEYELPRIEGLRTRLMSEEAVTTAVQARHFTD, encoded by the coding sequence ATGGCAGAACGATTTTTCAGCGAGCGAAATCTAGCATTCACCCTGTTTAACGTCCATGATATCGAATCCCTGCTTGGGCTGGAGCGCTTCGGCGAATACACCAGGGAGAGCGTGGACATGATCATCGGCACGGCGATGAAGATCGCCTCCGGGCACATGTTCCCGCTCTTTTCCGAGATGGATAAGAACCCGCCGAAGTATGTCGACGGCACCATCAGGGTCCATCCGAAAGTGAAGGAGTTCACGGCCATGGCCGGGGAGGGAGGATGGATCAGCGCCATCTTTCCCTACGAGAGTGGAGGCCAGCAGATGCCGGTGTCGGTGTTCAACGCGTGCCAGTTCATATTCGCGGCGGCCAACTATTCTTTGAGCGTGTATCCCGGCCTCACCACGGGGGCGGTGAACCTCATCCTCTCCTTCGGGTCGGAGGAGCTGCGGAAAGCCTATGTCTCGCCTATGACCGAGGGGAAGTGGCAGGGCACCATGGCCCTCACCGAGCCGGAGGCGGGGAGCTCCCTGAGCGACGTGCGCACGTCGGCAGAGCCGACGGACAGGGGTTACTACCTGATCAGGGGGCAGAAGACCTTCATTTCATCGGGCGACAACGATGTCGCGGAGAATATCGTGCACCTGATGCTGGCCCGCGTCAAGGGCGCCCCGGCAGGCGTCAAGGGGCTTTCCCTCTTCGTCGTTCCCAAGTACCGTTTCGCCGCGCCGGGGAAGCTAGAACCCAACGACGTGAGCTGCGCCGGGTGCTACCACAAGATGGGCTACCGGGGCGCGCCCATCGCCCAGCTCAGCATGGGTGAGAGCGACGACTGCCGCGGATGGCTGGTCGGGGAGGCCAACAAAGGCCTTTCCTACATGTTCCAGATGATGAACGAGGCCCGGATCAACGTGGGGCTGGGGGCCACGGGTATCGCCTCGGCCGCCTACCACGCGTCCCTCGAATACGCGCGGGAGCGGCTCCAGGGGAGGAGCATCAGCGAGAAGGACCCGGCGAAGCCGCAGGTTCCCATCATCGAGCACGCCGACGTGAAGCGGATGCTGCTCCAGCAGCGGGCCATCGTGGAAGGGTCGCTCTCCCTCATCGTGTACGCCGGCAAGCTCGTCGACCTGGCGCAGGCCGGAAGCGGCGAGGAAAAGGAGCGCAATGAGCTGCTCCTCGATTTTCTGACACCCATCGTCAAGACCTATCCGTCGGAGATGGGCATCATTTCAACCAGCCTTGCCATCCAGTGCCTGGGCGGCTACGGCTACAGCGACGAGTTCCCGGTGGAGCAGTACATGCGGGACATCCGCATTCATCCGATCCATGAAGGGACCACCGGCATACAGGGCATGGACCTCCTCGGCAGGAAGGTCACCATGCACAAGGGGAAGGCCGCCGCGATCTACCTGGAAGAGGTGGCAAAGGCGATCGAGGCCGCCCGGTCCGTGAGGGGCCTTGGCCCCTGCGCGGAAAAGCTGAAGGGAGCGGTGGATATCCTTAAAGCCGTAACGGGCGCCCTTGTCGGCATCGCCGTCAAGGGCGAGATCGAGCGGTTCCTTGCGGACGCGACCCTCTACCTGGAGATGTCCGGGATCATCTGCATCGCCTGGCAGTGGCTACTCCAGGGGATGGCGGCCGAAAAGGCCCTTGCCAACGCCGCGGAAGCGGACCGGGATTTCCTGGAAGGGAAGATGCTCGCCATGAAGTACTTCTTTGAATACGAGCTGCCCAGGATCGAGGGGCTGCGGACCAGGCTCATGAGCGAAGAGGCGGTCACGACAGCGGTCCAGGCGCGGCACTTTACGGATTAA
- a CDS encoding efflux RND transporter permease subunit, with amino-acid sequence MTLSDISIKNTVFAWILMFGLIIFGAIGFSRMGISQMPDVDFPVITVTVTWVGASPETMETSIADVLEDSVMTIEGIRNISSTSMEGLTNITIEFELSRDVDTALQEVQTKILQSQRNLPADIDPPIVTKSNPEDNPIMFTSLSGTASPREKVLFLRDRLKDAITTIEGVGDVRMGGYVDPNMRIWLNTDSMARQEITVDDIIATISSQHTLTPSGYIESGPREANVRVLSEAKTPDEFKRLIITRRGGEPIWRPIRLGDVATVEEGTADVRRMARFKGVPAVGLGVIKQRGSNAVAVGRKVKEKVQSLNVSGMLPKNMKMNISFDSTKFIEDSTNELMFTLTLSVILTSIVCWLFLGSWSSAFNVILAIPTSLIGSFIVLYFLGFTLNTFTLLGLSLVIGIVVDDAIMVMENIVRYFESGMSRVKAAIVGAREITSAAVAASLAILAIFIPVVFMKGIIGKFFFQFGVTISVAVILSLLEALTLAPMRCSQMLQKGGETRLGRVMDGFMEFVSSKYRGALVRCLDNRWKVLGAAALIFAASIFLLPGMRKEFVPSQDQGIFIATIRTPLGSSLEFTDSVVRKIEAMLKERPEVEKYFGNIGGFQGGLVNQGTIFITLKDYKERPVAAPFKKRPTQQEFMGFIREKIRKIPGIYTANMMDLSQAGFTAKRGFPIQFSVQGPNWEKLGGYSQKMMERLEKSGLVTDVDTDYQLGMPEVRVTPDRERARDRGVTITNIANTISASVGSLRVAKYTGESGRRDDVRIKLLDRYNRAPTDISRIKVRNIHGEMVPLSSVVDIAEKPSYLTITRYNRERAINIFANIGPGKSQSDILAFIEKTAKQVLPQEYHITFSGSSETFKESFESLIFALILGIVVAYMILGSQYNSFLHPIIILLALPFSASGAFIAMRMTGISLNIYSMIGLLLLMGIVKKNSIMLVDFTNHRRVAGMDVHEALLDACPVRLRPILMTSLATIAAAIPPALSLGPGAETTRPMGVVVIGGVFLSTLLTLFVVPCAYSLMSRLESTRHQKELHEALDSLGEIKN; translated from the coding sequence ATGACCCTATCTGACATATCGATAAAAAACACCGTCTTCGCCTGGATCCTGATGTTCGGCCTTATCATCTTCGGCGCCATCGGCTTCAGCCGCATGGGGATCAGCCAGATGCCCGACGTGGATTTCCCGGTCATCACCGTCACCGTCACCTGGGTGGGCGCCTCCCCGGAAACCATGGAGACCTCCATAGCCGATGTGCTGGAGGATTCCGTCATGACCATCGAGGGGATCAGGAACATCAGCTCGACGTCGATGGAGGGCCTCACAAACATAACCATCGAGTTCGAGCTCTCCCGCGACGTGGACACGGCCCTGCAGGAGGTGCAGACCAAGATCCTCCAGTCCCAGCGGAACCTTCCCGCCGATATCGATCCGCCCATCGTAACCAAGTCGAACCCCGAGGACAACCCGATCATGTTCACCTCCCTGAGCGGGACGGCGTCTCCCCGGGAAAAGGTGCTCTTCCTGCGCGACCGCCTCAAGGACGCCATCACCACCATCGAGGGAGTGGGCGACGTGCGCATGGGCGGCTACGTGGACCCGAACATGCGGATATGGCTCAACACCGACAGCATGGCCCGCCAGGAAATAACCGTGGACGACATCATCGCCACCATATCAAGCCAGCACACCCTGACCCCCTCCGGGTATATAGAAAGCGGTCCCCGCGAGGCCAATGTCCGCGTCCTTTCCGAGGCGAAGACCCCGGACGAATTCAAGAGGCTCATCATTACCCGGCGCGGCGGCGAGCCGATCTGGAGGCCCATCAGGCTCGGCGACGTGGCCACCGTGGAGGAAGGGACCGCCGACGTCAGGCGGATGGCGCGCTTCAAGGGCGTGCCGGCCGTCGGCCTCGGCGTCATCAAGCAGCGGGGCTCCAATGCCGTGGCCGTGGGGCGCAAGGTGAAGGAGAAGGTGCAGTCGCTCAACGTTTCGGGGATGCTTCCGAAGAACATGAAGATGAACATCTCCTTCGACAGCACCAAGTTCATCGAGGATTCCACCAACGAGCTCATGTTCACCCTGACCCTGTCGGTGATCCTGACCTCGATCGTCTGCTGGCTCTTTCTCGGATCGTGGAGCTCCGCCTTCAACGTCATACTGGCCATACCGACATCCCTCATCGGATCGTTCATCGTGCTCTACTTTCTCGGCTTCACCCTCAACACCTTCACGCTCCTGGGGCTTTCCCTGGTCATCGGCATCGTCGTGGATGACGCCATCATGGTCATGGAAAACATCGTCCGCTACTTCGAAAGCGGCATGAGCCGCGTCAAGGCGGCCATCGTGGGCGCCCGGGAGATAACCTCCGCGGCCGTGGCCGCGTCCCTGGCCATCCTGGCCATCTTCATCCCGGTCGTGTTCATGAAGGGGATCATCGGGAAGTTCTTTTTTCAGTTCGGCGTCACCATTTCCGTGGCGGTCATACTCTCCCTCCTGGAAGCCCTGACCCTGGCTCCGATGCGCTGCTCCCAGATGCTGCAAAAGGGCGGGGAAACCAGGCTCGGGAGGGTCATGGACGGATTCATGGAATTCGTTTCCTCGAAATACCGGGGCGCCCTTGTCCGGTGCCTCGACAACCGCTGGAAGGTGCTGGGAGCCGCCGCGCTGATCTTCGCCGCCTCCATCTTCCTGCTCCCTGGCATGCGAAAAGAGTTCGTGCCATCCCAGGACCAGGGCATTTTCATCGCCACCATAAGGACGCCCCTCGGCTCGTCGCTGGAATTCACCGATTCGGTCGTCAGAAAGATCGAGGCCATGCTAAAGGAGCGGCCGGAAGTGGAAAAATACTTCGGCAACATCGGGGGCTTCCAGGGGGGGCTGGTCAACCAGGGCACGATCTTCATCACCCTGAAGGACTACAAGGAGCGCCCCGTCGCCGCCCCGTTCAAGAAGCGTCCCACCCAGCAGGAATTCATGGGTTTCATAAGGGAAAAAATCAGGAAGATCCCGGGCATATATACCGCGAACATGATGGACCTGTCCCAGGCCGGCTTTACCGCCAAGCGCGGCTTTCCGATCCAGTTCTCCGTCCAGGGCCCGAACTGGGAAAAGCTCGGCGGGTACAGCCAGAAGATGATGGAGCGGCTGGAAAAATCGGGGCTGGTCACCGACGTCGACACCGATTACCAGCTCGGCATGCCGGAGGTGCGGGTGACGCCGGACCGGGAGCGGGCCAGGGACCGCGGCGTGACTATCACGAACATCGCCAACACCATCAGCGCCTCGGTGGGGAGCCTCCGCGTCGCGAAGTACACCGGCGAGTCCGGACGGCGCGACGACGTGCGCATCAAGCTCCTGGACCGGTATAACCGCGCGCCCACCGACATCAGCCGCATCAAGGTGCGGAACATCCACGGCGAGATGGTCCCCCTCTCCAGCGTCGTCGATATCGCGGAAAAACCCTCGTACCTGACCATCACCCGGTACAACCGGGAGCGCGCCATCAACATATTCGCCAACATCGGTCCGGGGAAATCCCAGTCCGACATACTGGCCTTCATAGAGAAAACGGCGAAGCAGGTCCTCCCCCAGGAATACCACATCACCTTTTCAGGAAGCTCCGAGACCTTCAAGGAATCCTTCGAGAGCCTGATCTTCGCGCTTATCCTGGGGATCGTGGTGGCCTACATGATCCTCGGGTCGCAGTACAACAGCTTTCTGCACCCGATCATCATCCTTCTCGCGCTGCCCTTCAGCGCCAGCGGCGCCTTCATCGCCATGAGGATGACCGGCATATCCCTGAACATCTACAGCATGATCGGCCTGCTCCTCCTGATGGGGATCGTGAAGAAGAACTCCATCATGCTGGTCGATTTCACCAATCACCGCCGCGTCGCCGGCATGGACGTCCATGAGGCCCTCCTTGACGCCTGCCCGGTGCGGCTACGGCCGATTTTAATGACCTCGCTGGCGACCATCGCCGCAGCCATACCGCCGGCCCTCTCCCTCGGCCCCGGGGCGGAAACGACCCGTCCCATGGGCGTCGTGGTCATCGGCGGCGTGTTCCTGTCGACGCTCCTCACCCTCTTCGTGGTCCCCTGCGCCTACAGCCTCATGAGCCGCCTTGAAAGCACACGGCACCAGAAGGAGCTCCACGAGGCCCTTGATTCCCTCGGGGAGATCAAGAATTAA